A single genomic interval of Candidatus Methanomethylicota archaeon harbors:
- a CDS encoding molybdenum cofactor guanylyltransferase → MDATLIVLAGGTGNRVGVYKPLLKLKNSTLIEYVLRNLMGEFNEVVIVLKGEEQRELLESNCEILRDGKFKYAYDPPNMEGLLAAIYAGTSIASNGKIAISPSDTPFIKPHVYEKMRKYLDYGYEAVIPKWPNGFIEPLISMYIKTPLLKVLESKISHEERSVRSILDSMKTLYVDVYEVSLKPEIEFLNVNTIEDLILAEKLI, encoded by the coding sequence ATGGATGCAACGCTAATAGTACTGGCTGGTGGAACTGGAAATAGGGTAGGGGTATATAAGCCATTACTGAAATTGAAGAATTCAACTTTAATTGAGTATGTATTGAGGAATCTCATGGGGGAATTTAATGAAGTAGTAATAGTCTTAAAGGGGGAGGAGCAGAGAGAGCTACTTGAATCCAATTGTGAAATTCTAAGGGATGGTAAATTCAAATACGCTTACGATCCACCAAACATGGAGGGGTTACTTGCAGCCATATATGCTGGCACCTCAATTGCAAGTAACGGGAAGATAGCCATATCACCATCAGATACACCATTCATAAAACCACATGTATATGAGAAGATGCGCAAATACTTGGATTATGGGTATGAAGCTGTAATTCCAAAGTGGCCTAATGGATTCATAGAACCATTAATATCAATGTATATTAAAACGCCACTACTAAAGGTTTTGGAAAGCAAGATTTCACATGAAGAGAGAAGTGTTCGCTCAATACTGGATTCCATGAAAACCCTATATGTAGATGTATATGAAGTTTCATTGAAACCTGAAATAGAATTCTTAAATGTGAATACAATTGAGGATTTGATTTTAGCGGAGAAGCTCATTTAA
- a CDS encoding 5,10-methylenetetrahydromethanopterin reductase has product MKFGLEFLPSIPTSDTIALSKYADELGYDVIWVTDHYNNRNVYVTLTAIALNTKRVALGPSVTNPYVVNPIWTASAIASIDEVSNGRAILGIGAGDKATLEKMNIEWKSPLKAVRESVEVIRRLLKGEVVQFDGEIIKSRGAALSYKPPHEIPIYIGAQGPKMLALASTIGDGILINASNPKDYDYAMNIIRKAAGDRVGKIDVVACTSFSIDRDINVAQKNVRIVVAFIVAGASEEVLKSHNIDLEKAKIIGDYISKGRFKDASAAVTNEMIDEFSITGTPEKCVEKISELLKRGVTQIVFGSPIGKDKKAALEMIASEVIPHFKQVK; this is encoded by the coding sequence GTGAAATTTGGATTGGAATTCCTACCATCAATACCAACATCCGATACAATTGCACTTTCAAAATATGCCGATGAACTTGGATATGATGTTATATGGGTAACAGACCACTATAACAATAGGAATGTATATGTAACCTTAACAGCTATAGCTCTAAATACCAAGAGAGTTGCACTTGGACCTAGCGTTACAAATCCATACGTGGTAAACCCCATATGGACAGCCTCAGCCATAGCATCCATAGATGAAGTATCCAATGGTAGGGCAATTCTAGGAATTGGAGCTGGAGATAAAGCAACATTGGAGAAGATGAATATTGAATGGAAATCCCCACTAAAAGCTGTAAGGGAAAGTGTGGAGGTCATTAGACGTCTACTCAAGGGGGAGGTGGTGCAATTCGATGGCGAAATAATTAAGAGTAGGGGTGCAGCTTTAAGCTACAAACCACCACATGAAATACCAATATATATAGGTGCACAGGGACCTAAAATGTTAGCATTAGCTTCAACTATTGGTGATGGAATACTCATAAATGCTTCAAACCCAAAGGATTACGATTACGCCATGAATATCATAAGGAAGGCTGCTGGAGATAGGGTTGGGAAGATAGATGTGGTGGCATGCACAAGCTTCTCAATAGATAGGGATATAAATGTGGCTCAGAAGAATGTGAGGATAGTTGTGGCATTCATAGTTGCAGGGGCAAGTGAAGAGGTTTTGAAGAGCCACAATATAGATTTAGAGAAAGCGAAGATCATTGGAGACTACATATCTAAGGGGAGATTTAAAGATGCCTCAGCAGCAGTGACAAATGAGATGATAGATGAATTCTCAATAACTGGAACCCCGGAGAAATGTGTGGAAAAGATAAGTGAACTATTGAAGAGGGGGGTTACACAAATAGTATTCGGCTCACCAATAGGTAAAGATAAGAAGGCAGCATTGGAAATGATAGCCTCAGAAGTCATACCACACTTCAAACAGGTAAAATAA
- a CDS encoding metallophosphoesterase — protein MIRPVSPYPALIIEESHEKIMVISDLHLGWEASLAEDGIHIPSQTGKMLRKVKEVLASENPSSLIILGDLKHTVEKIMLEEWRDVPLFLEEVKRMVGEVRVIPGNHDGDISILLPNGVKLEPQQGVIVGDVGLFHGHAWPDIRMLNCKTLVIGHVHPVITFRDHTGYRVTSQVWVKAPCNNITLAKAILRRYKIKFKDEEEALRILSEEYSTQPRVENLIIMPSFNEFLGGRAVNKISIARDEALKDFIGPILRSGSINLEDAEVYLLDGTYLGELNQLTISR, from the coding sequence TTGATAAGGCCTGTAAGCCCCTACCCAGCTCTAATAATAGAGGAGAGCCATGAGAAAATCATGGTGATATCTGATCTACATTTGGGGTGGGAGGCATCACTGGCTGAAGATGGAATACACATACCATCACAAACTGGGAAAATGCTTAGGAAGGTTAAGGAGGTTTTAGCTAGTGAAAATCCAAGTAGCCTAATAATACTTGGAGATCTAAAGCACACAGTGGAGAAGATAATGCTCGAAGAGTGGAGGGATGTCCCATTATTCCTAGAGGAAGTAAAAAGGATGGTAGGGGAGGTTAGGGTTATCCCTGGAAATCATGATGGAGATATAAGCATACTACTCCCAAATGGAGTTAAATTGGAGCCACAGCAAGGGGTTATAGTTGGAGATGTGGGTTTATTCCATGGACATGCATGGCCAGACATAAGAATGCTAAATTGCAAGACGCTAGTAATAGGGCATGTACACCCAGTAATAACCTTCAGAGATCACACTGGATATAGAGTTACAAGCCAAGTTTGGGTTAAAGCTCCATGTAACAATATAACCCTAGCAAAAGCCATCTTGAGGAGGTATAAGATCAAATTTAAAGATGAGGAGGAAGCTTTAAGAATACTTTCAGAGGAATACTCAACACAACCGAGAGTTGAAAATCTAATAATAATGCCATCATTCAATGAATTCCTTGGTGGTAGAGCTGTAAATAAGATATCCATAGCAAGAGATGAAGCACTAAAAGATTTCATTGGACCAATACTTAGATCTGGAAGCATAAATCTCGAAGATGCTGAAGTATACCTATTGGATGGAACATACCTAGGAGAATTAAACCAGCTTACAATTTCAAGATGA
- a CDS encoding RimK family alpha-L-glutamate ligase codes for MGEILIGLITRNPNSWSSYNLIRAIEDAGHKAMPFQFNDLIAFIDYDGVKIKVRDVDLIRDVSAIIVRPFGRMSLDQAIFRIDLLYALNDIGIPVFNKPYAIERCVDKFRALCTLKMHGIPVPKTIVTEKPNTAFKNLEFIKSKRVVLKPMFGSKGHGSTRIKVDEKDVLWEVLHTIGFAKHTIYMQEYLKHGGRDIRAFVLGNKILAAMYRKAPKGMWKTNIAQGAIPRRIEKLEPELEEIALKSTEILGCEIAGVDMVVVEGSPYVLEVNSQPGWKGLQSVVTDIDIATEIAKYVIEKAKK; via the coding sequence GTGGGGGAAATACTAATTGGTTTAATAACTAGAAATCCGAATAGCTGGTCTTCATACAATTTGATTAGAGCAATAGAAGATGCTGGGCATAAGGCAATGCCCTTCCAATTCAACGATCTAATTGCATTCATAGATTACGATGGTGTGAAAATTAAGGTTAGAGATGTCGATCTAATTAGGGATGTATCTGCAATAATAGTTAGACCATTCGGTAGGATGAGTTTGGATCAAGCCATATTCAGAATAGACCTATTATACGCATTAAATGATATTGGAATACCAGTATTCAATAAGCCATATGCAATAGAGAGGTGCGTAGATAAGTTTAGAGCTTTATGCACATTGAAAATGCATGGAATACCAGTTCCAAAAACCATAGTTACGGAAAAACCCAATACAGCCTTCAAAAACCTTGAATTCATAAAGAGTAAGAGGGTTGTGCTTAAACCAATGTTTGGATCTAAAGGTCATGGAAGTACGAGGATAAAAGTTGATGAGAAGGATGTGTTATGGGAAGTTCTACACACAATAGGGTTCGCCAAACACACAATATACATGCAAGAATACTTGAAGCATGGTGGCAGAGATATAAGGGCATTCGTACTTGGAAATAAGATTCTAGCAGCAATGTATAGGAAAGCGCCAAAGGGGATGTGGAAGACAAATATAGCTCAAGGGGCAATTCCAAGGAGGATAGAGAAGCTGGAACCAGAATTAGAGGAAATTGCATTGAAATCCACCGAAATACTTGGATGCGAAATTGCTGGTGTAGATATGGTGGTAGTGGAGGGGTCTCCATATGTACTTGAAGTGAATAGTCAACCAGGATGGAAAGGTCTTCAAAGCGTTGTAACAGATATAGATATCGCCACGGAGATAGCTAAGTATGTGATTGAGAAAGCAAAAAAGTAG
- a CDS encoding formylmethanofuran dehydrogenase subunit B: protein MTSSQQFFLVTGRTLSQGVSMESDGKLSDRYFQAVAVVEMNPEDMGRLGVTDRVKVSTSKYSVVLPVKSSDRVPSGVIFIPMGPWANFIMHSLTDGTGMPSLKSVKVSVESTTDGITSLNDILRSLGAKGLEVYPMDKPLNSGERRVFEDVPCPFCGDLCDHLKIEVEGDRIVRNVGGCAISMAKFLNYWRHRILKPYVRRDGKLVEVDLDEAIDLASDILVKSKYPLLYGWSNTSNEAVEVGVELAEILHGVIDNTSTICHGPTIQGAQEVGTVRTTFGTVIQLADLIIFWGSNPSHAHLNHFTRLILREGRFSKGRRDRKIVVIDVRKTPIADQADLFIQIEPRRDLELITALMMVLKDLDIEAPKIAGVPREKVLELADMMMRARYGVIFVGVGVTMSGAKNRNLQEVIRLVQELNEWTKFAIIPMRGHYNVSGSNETILWLTGYPYGVDFSRGFPKMIPGVTTTVDLLANGDVDAMLVVASDPAAHLPIEAVQHLSKIPVIVIDAKWSLTTLFSDVIIPSGFVGIEFEGTAYRMDGVPIRMRKVVDPPKGVLSDVEILSKILSKVKEKRGWV, encoded by the coding sequence ATGACCTCCTCCCAACAATTCTTTTTAGTTACTGGGAGGACGTTGTCTCAAGGAGTTTCCATGGAGAGTGATGGTAAACTTAGTGATAGGTATTTTCAAGCTGTGGCCGTTGTGGAGATGAACCCTGAGGATATGGGTAGACTTGGCGTTACTGATAGGGTTAAGGTTTCAACATCCAAATATTCCGTTGTTCTACCAGTTAAGTCTAGTGATAGGGTTCCTTCAGGCGTTATTTTTATTCCTATGGGTCCATGGGCTAACTTCATTATGCATTCATTGACTGATGGTACTGGTATGCCTAGTTTGAAGTCCGTTAAGGTTTCAGTTGAATCCACCACTGATGGAATTACATCCTTAAATGATATTTTGAGGAGTCTTGGTGCTAAGGGGCTTGAAGTTTACCCCATGGATAAACCATTGAATTCAGGTGAGAGGAGGGTTTTTGAAGATGTTCCATGCCCATTTTGTGGAGATTTATGCGATCATTTGAAGATTGAGGTTGAGGGTGATAGGATTGTTAGGAATGTTGGTGGATGCGCCATTTCCATGGCTAAATTCCTCAATTATTGGAGGCATAGGATACTGAAACCTTACGTTAGGAGGGATGGCAAACTCGTTGAAGTTGATTTAGATGAAGCTATAGATTTAGCTTCAGATATACTTGTTAAATCCAAGTATCCACTACTCTACGGTTGGTCTAACACTTCCAATGAAGCTGTTGAGGTTGGTGTTGAGTTGGCTGAGATATTGCATGGGGTTATAGATAACACGAGCACTATATGTCATGGCCCCACCATTCAGGGGGCTCAGGAGGTTGGTACTGTTAGGACGACTTTTGGGACAGTTATACAGTTGGCTGATCTAATAATATTTTGGGGTTCAAATCCATCCCACGCTCACTTAAACCACTTTACACGCTTAATTCTACGTGAGGGGAGGTTTTCCAAGGGTCGTAGGGATAGGAAGATTGTGGTTATTGATGTTAGGAAAACTCCAATAGCTGATCAAGCAGACTTATTCATTCAAATTGAACCTAGGAGGGATCTTGAATTAATAACTGCTTTAATGATGGTTTTAAAGGATTTGGATATTGAAGCCCCCAAAATTGCAGGCGTTCCCAGGGAGAAGGTTTTGGAGTTGGCTGATATGATGATGAGGGCTAGGTATGGAGTTATATTTGTCGGTGTTGGTGTGACTATGAGTGGAGCTAAGAATAGGAATCTCCAAGAGGTGATAAGGTTGGTTCAGGAATTGAATGAGTGGACTAAGTTTGCAATAATACCCATGAGGGGGCATTACAATGTTAGTGGATCCAATGAGACAATTCTATGGCTCACTGGATACCCATATGGAGTTGATTTCTCAAGGGGGTTTCCGAAGATGATCCCTGGAGTTACCACCACGGTGGATCTACTTGCAAATGGTGATGTTGATGCAATGTTGGTGGTTGCAAGTGATCCTGCAGCTCATCTACCCATTGAGGCTGTTCAACATTTATCGAAGATCCCAGTCATAGTTATTGATGCTAAGTGGTCTCTTACAACGCTATTCTCCGACGTAATAATACCCTCAGGCTTTGTTGGAATTGAATTTGAGGGGACTGCTTATAGGATGGATGGTGTACCCATAAGGATGAGGAAGGTTGTAGATCCACCTAAGGGGGTTTTATCTGATGTGGAGATTTTATCCAAGATATTGAGTAAGGTTAAGGAGAAGAGGGGGTGGGTTTAA
- a CDS encoding F420-dependent methylenetetrahydromethanopterin dehydrogenase gives MSSKVVKVCILKLGCIGSSPLLEYVLDERADRGDIEVRVLSVGAKMTEANAEELAKKALAEDYDLYIIPSPNASLPGPTKVRNALGEKGKNVIVISDAPARRITKELEEKGFGYIIVLADSMIGARRGFLDPVEMTIFNTDVIKVLAATGVVRLLQVELDKVINSLKAGEKPSLPKIVVDREVAVTYAEYRNPYAKAKAMAAYDIAVKVSDLTTEGCFKIKERERYIPILAAAHEIMRYAAKLADEAREIEKYGDTLVRTPHSSDGTILFKEKLMEEARGK, from the coding sequence ATGTCGAGTAAAGTTGTGAAGGTTTGTATTTTGAAGCTTGGATGTATTGGTTCATCGCCACTCCTAGAGTATGTTTTGGATGAGAGGGCTGATAGGGGGGATATTGAAGTTAGAGTTTTAAGTGTGGGTGCTAAGATGACTGAAGCTAATGCTGAGGAACTTGCCAAGAAGGCTTTAGCTGAAGACTACGATCTATACATAATTCCAAGTCCAAATGCATCCCTCCCAGGTCCAACTAAGGTTAGGAATGCTCTTGGTGAGAAGGGTAAGAATGTGATTGTAATTTCAGATGCACCTGCTAGGAGGATTACTAAGGAGCTTGAGGAGAAGGGTTTTGGATACATAATTGTGTTGGCTGATTCCATGATTGGAGCTCGTAGAGGTTTCTTGGATCCAGTTGAAATGACAATATTCAATACCGATGTAATTAAGGTTTTAGCTGCCACTGGAGTTGTTAGGCTTCTACAAGTTGAATTGGATAAAGTTATAAATTCGTTGAAGGCTGGTGAAAAGCCATCATTACCGAAGATCGTTGTGGATAGGGAGGTTGCAGTAACATATGCTGAGTATAGGAATCCATATGCTAAGGCTAAGGCTATGGCTGCCTATGACATTGCTGTGAAGGTTTCAGATCTAACCACGGAGGGATGCTTCAAGATTAAGGAGCGTGAGAGATACATACCAATACTTGCCGCAGCCCATGAGATCATGAGGTATGCAGCTAAATTGGCTGATGAAGCTCGCGAAATAGAGAAGTATGGTGATACATTGGTTAGAACACCACATAGCTCTGATGGCACTATACTGTTTAAGGAGAAGTTGATGGAGGAGGCACGTGGCAAATGA
- a CDS encoding formylmethanofuran dehydrogenase subunit C codes for MSVKSTYIVKLKYEPKVPVDARNISPNSFAGKSLNDILKLGILEGGVSVELKDLFDVSGPSNAPGDVNSIEILIEGLGSGKLKYIGYRMSGGRIVVKGDVGHFAGYRMIGGSILIEGKAGSYLGAKMKGGSIEVMKGCGDCVGGKLPGERPGKGMSGGEIVIHGDAGSQIGFGMKGGRIIIDGNAGMLCGLNMMGGTILIQKNCDLYPGARMTAGRVIVGGVVEGILPSFYFDSIVPSVRVGKISMNKPFAVFIADAVVGGRGSVYISLEDNKSLIEQYKDFMEERVEVE; via the coding sequence ATGAGTGTTAAATCAACCTATATTGTTAAATTGAAGTATGAACCTAAAGTTCCAGTGGATGCTAGAAACATATCTCCAAATTCATTTGCTGGTAAGAGTTTAAATGACATCCTTAAACTCGGCATCCTTGAAGGTGGGGTATCCGTTGAGTTGAAGGATCTATTTGATGTCAGCGGCCCCTCAAATGCTCCTGGAGATGTAAATTCCATTGAAATACTAATTGAAGGGTTGGGTTCTGGGAAATTGAAGTACATTGGATATAGGATGAGTGGTGGAAGGATTGTTGTTAAAGGTGATGTTGGGCATTTCGCTGGTTATAGGATGATTGGTGGATCCATACTTATTGAGGGGAAGGCTGGAAGCTATCTTGGTGCTAAGATGAAGGGTGGAAGTATTGAGGTTATGAAGGGGTGTGGTGATTGTGTTGGAGGGAAACTTCCAGGTGAAAGGCCTGGTAAGGGGATGTCTGGTGGAGAAATAGTGATACATGGTGATGCTGGGTCGCAGATAGGGTTTGGAATGAAGGGTGGAAGGATAATAATAGATGGTAATGCTGGAATGCTATGTGGATTGAATATGATGGGTGGAACTATACTAATCCAGAAGAATTGCGACTTATACCCCGGTGCCAGGATGACTGCTGGCAGGGTTATTGTGGGTGGAGTTGTTGAGGGGATTCTGCCAAGCTTCTACTTCGATTCAATAGTCCCATCAGTTAGGGTTGGCAAGATATCCATGAATAAACCCTTCGCAGTATTCATAGCAGATGCAGTTGTTGGCGGTAGGGGTAGCGTATATATATCCCTCGAAGATAATAAATCATTAATTGAGCAGTATAAAGACTTCATGGAGGAGAGGGTGGAAGTTGAGTAG
- the mch gene encoding methenyltetrahydromethanopterin cyclohydrolase gives MSSIKTSWRRGWKLSRPMNKIAVDILMKAIDRCKELQISYSKVAGATVVDMGVKSPGGFEAGLILSKICLGGLGEVGLTGFNIDGLTIPAVTVYTDHPVEACMASQLAGWRIKVGEYFANASGPARALARKPKKLYEELGYSEVSDEAVLVLEAESLPNEDVVKFISESANVKPENLYLAVASSSSVAGSVQISARIVETGMHKFHAIGFDIKTVKYGFGVCPIAPLHPNPMVMLGKTNDMLLYGGSTFYIVDYPDDSKLSSYVNASPSSASKDYGKSFTELVSQVGVEFLFKLDPSVFAPAVVVVNNFRTGSILKAGYINYDLLRKALAI, from the coding sequence TTGAGCAGTATAAAGACTTCATGGAGGAGAGGGTGGAAGTTGAGTAGACCTATGAATAAAATTGCCGTTGACATATTGATGAAGGCTATTGATAGGTGCAAGGAGCTTCAGATAAGTTATAGCAAAGTTGCTGGTGCAACTGTTGTGGATATGGGTGTGAAGAGCCCTGGTGGTTTTGAAGCTGGATTAATACTTTCAAAGATATGTCTTGGAGGTTTAGGTGAAGTTGGGTTAACAGGATTCAATATTGATGGTTTAACAATACCAGCAGTTACGGTTTATACGGATCACCCTGTGGAGGCATGTATGGCTTCACAACTTGCTGGTTGGAGGATTAAGGTTGGGGAATACTTTGCCAATGCCAGTGGACCTGCTAGGGCTCTTGCGAGGAAGCCTAAGAAGTTGTATGAGGAGTTGGGTTATAGTGAAGTTTCAGATGAAGCTGTCCTCGTATTGGAAGCTGAATCCCTCCCCAATGAAGATGTTGTTAAGTTTATTAGTGAATCGGCTAATGTTAAACCTGAAAACCTATATTTGGCTGTTGCATCATCGAGTAGTGTAGCTGGCTCCGTGCAGATTAGTGCTAGGATAGTTGAAACTGGTATGCATAAGTTCCATGCAATTGGATTCGACATAAAAACTGTGAAGTATGGTTTTGGAGTATGCCCAATAGCTCCATTACATCCAAATCCAATGGTTATGTTGGGTAAAACCAATGATATGCTACTTTATGGTGGATCAACATTCTACATAGTTGACTACCCAGATGACTCTAAACTCTCAAGTTACGTTAATGCATCCCCAAGTTCAGCATCGAAGGATTATGGTAAATCCTTCACTGAACTTGTTTCACAAGTGGGTGTGGAGTTCCTATTCAAGTTGGATCCAAGTGTCTTTGCCCCAGCAGTGGTTGTTGTCAACAATTTTAGGACTGGATCTATTTTGAAGGCTGGCTACATAAACTACGATCTTTTAAGGAAGGCTTTAGCGATCTAA
- a CDS encoding phosphoadenosine phosphosulfate reductase family protein: MVICSRCKSNEAVARIPYAKMNLCMECFKKFYVNKLKKTIEEYHMIRSGDIVAVAVSGGKDSAALLHALRNAYPKLEVKAIHINLGIEGYSNHCQEKVEELAKQLDVELHIIDIKRKIGISIDDFKKTKFKGKMCSVCGTMKRHIIDEAAMNIGANTIATGHNMDDYMTFIVKNFMGRQWNQLVKLKPVVPPIMIGMPKKIRPLIKFPAEENMLYCYYTKIPVNEVECPHSKGAKTLETMKILNELFKDKPNMKYQVLGSFLNLIPLLENAIKEESVIPCRKCGFPSKDGLCAYCKRIELLKSVLK, from the coding sequence ATGGTGATATGTAGTAGATGCAAATCCAACGAAGCCGTTGCCAGAATACCATACGCTAAAATGAATCTATGCATGGAATGCTTTAAGAAATTCTATGTTAATAAACTTAAGAAGACCATTGAAGAATACCACATGATAAGAAGTGGAGACATAGTTGCAGTGGCAGTTTCAGGTGGCAAAGATAGTGCGGCATTATTACATGCATTAAGGAATGCATACCCAAAACTTGAAGTTAAAGCAATACACATAAACCTAGGGATAGAGGGGTACTCAAACCACTGCCAAGAGAAGGTTGAAGAATTGGCGAAGCAATTGGATGTGGAATTACACATCATAGACATTAAGAGGAAGATTGGGATAAGCATAGACGACTTCAAGAAAACCAAATTCAAGGGGAAAATGTGCTCAGTATGTGGAACTATGAAGAGGCACATAATTGATGAAGCTGCAATGAATATTGGTGCAAACACAATTGCCACAGGACACAACATGGATGACTACATGACATTCATTGTTAAAAACTTCATGGGGAGACAATGGAATCAACTGGTAAAACTGAAACCAGTAGTACCACCAATAATGATTGGAATGCCAAAGAAGATAAGGCCACTAATAAAATTCCCAGCAGAAGAAAACATGCTATACTGCTACTACACGAAAATACCTGTAAATGAAGTGGAATGTCCACACTCCAAGGGAGCTAAAACATTGGAAACCATGAAAATTCTAAATGAACTATTCAAGGATAAGCCGAACATGAAATATCAAGTTCTCGGAAGCTTCCTAAACCTAATACCACTATTGGAAAATGCAATAAAGGAGGAAAGTGTGATTCCATGTAGGAAGTGTGGATTCCCATCAAAGGATGGATTATGCGCATACTGTAAGAGGATTGAATTATTAAAGAGTGTGTTGAAATAA
- a CDS encoding formylmethanofuran dehydrogenase subunit A, producing MAQILIKNGLVYDPLNSINGEVMDLGVKDGRIVDPSEINLSEAIVVDASGKVVLPGGIDIHSHIAGPKVNVGRLIRPEDHYMTNVPHKPPFKRAETGLTVPNVFRFGYDYARMGYTLVAEPATPPLKTRHTHEELNAIPMIDKMAFVLVDSNWIVLDLIQESRRDMLTAYLAWLLYATKTYSLKIVDAGSDVAWMIKGGGLGLDDQVPGYSLTPRDIIKAIAESAQQLNLPHKVHVHCNRLGYPGNYLVTMETMNLTKDLKIVSEGSALHVTHVQFTGYKGDSWGSLESGGEDIANVLNANPYVTLDMGQVIPGRPATTMTADAPFEFVLYHLTRWKWSATDTEVETASGIVPYKYKKKSYVNTVQWAIGLEVVLLSRDLWRVFLTTDHPNGGPFIDYPVVMSWLMSKKAREDFMAKLNRKALKRCVIPSLDRELTLYDIAIITRASPAKLLGLEKFKGHLGIGADADIAIYDIDPRIVDLSKDYERISKAFRRAYMTIKGGEIIVKGGEIVKQVYGRTLYVKPEIPKDMVLEVEGYLNSAFKKYYSISLRNFFIEERELRNPMEIPLKTSLR from the coding sequence ATGGCTCAAATACTCATTAAGAATGGGTTGGTTTATGATCCATTGAATTCAATTAATGGGGAGGTTATGGATTTAGGTGTTAAGGATGGTAGGATAGTTGATCCTTCCGAGATAAATTTGAGTGAAGCTATTGTTGTGGATGCTAGTGGTAAAGTTGTCCTTCCAGGTGGTATAGATATACATTCACATATAGCTGGACCTAAAGTTAATGTTGGTAGGTTGATTAGACCTGAAGATCACTACATGACGAATGTACCACATAAACCTCCATTTAAGAGGGCTGAAACTGGCTTAACAGTACCCAACGTATTCAGATTTGGTTATGATTATGCTAGGATGGGTTACACCCTTGTGGCTGAACCTGCAACTCCACCATTGAAGACTAGACATACGCATGAAGAGCTCAATGCAATTCCAATGATCGATAAGATGGCTTTCGTCCTTGTGGACTCCAATTGGATTGTATTGGACTTAATTCAAGAATCCCGTAGAGATATGCTTACAGCATATCTTGCTTGGCTACTATATGCAACAAAAACTTATTCCCTTAAGATTGTTGATGCCGGTTCTGATGTTGCTTGGATGATTAAGGGTGGAGGTTTAGGTTTGGATGATCAAGTTCCAGGGTATAGTTTAACTCCAAGGGATATAATTAAGGCTATAGCTGAATCAGCTCAGCAATTAAATTTGCCACATAAAGTTCATGTTCACTGTAATAGGCTTGGGTATCCTGGAAACTATTTGGTGACCATGGAAACTATGAATTTAACTAAGGATTTGAAGATAGTCTCTGAAGGTTCAGCTCTACATGTGACGCACGTTCAATTTACTGGTTATAAGGGTGATTCTTGGGGTTCATTGGAGAGTGGTGGTGAAGATATAGCTAATGTTTTAAATGCAAATCCATATGTGACTTTGGATATGGGGCAGGTTATTCCAGGTAGACCTGCAACAACCATGACTGCGGATGCACCCTTCGAATTCGTATTATATCATTTGACCCGTTGGAAGTGGAGTGCCACTGATACTGAGGTGGAAACTGCTTCCGGGATTGTTCCATACAAGTATAAGAAGAAGAGTTATGTTAATACGGTTCAATGGGCAATTGGACTTGAAGTTGTATTGCTATCTAGGGATTTGTGGAGAGTCTTCTTAACCACAGATCACCCCAATGGTGGTCCATTCATAGATTATCCAGTAGTTATGAGTTGGCTTATGAGTAAGAAGGCTAGGGAGGATTTCATGGCTAAACTGAATAGGAAGGCTTTGAAGAGGTGTGTGATACCATCATTAGACCGTGAATTAACATTGTATGATATAGCAATAATCACTAGAGCTTCTCCAGCAAAGCTTCTTGGTTTAGAGAAGTTTAAGGGTCATCTTGGAATTGGAGCTGATGCTGACATAGCAATATATGATATTGACCCTAGAATTGTGGATTTAAGTAAGGATTATGAGAGGATTTCAAAGGCTTTTAGGAGAGCTTACATGACAATTAAGGGTGGTGAAATAATTGTTAAGGGTGGTGAGATCGTTAAGCAAGTTTATGGTAGAACCCTATACGTTAAGCCTGAAATCCCAAAGGATATGGTTTTGGAGGTTGAAGGATACTTGAATTCCGCATTCAAGAAGTATTACTCTATTTCACTTAGAAACTTCTTCATAGAGGAGAGGGAGTTGAGGAATCCTATGGAAATACCATTAAAAACCAGTTTGAGGTGA